Proteins from a single region of Melanotaenia boesemani isolate fMelBoe1 chromosome 3, fMelBoe1.pri, whole genome shotgun sequence:
- the sulf2a gene encoding extracellular sulfatase Sulf-2a isoform X3, producing MAGWGLLTPFHLLLLFLVLGGILPDALGAGYLSGYRLRSRLQKDRSIRNIRPNIILILTDDQDIELGSMQAMNKTRHIMEKGGTHFSNAFSTTPMCCPSRSSILTGKYVHNHHTYTNNENCSSPSWQAHHEPHTFAVHLNHSGYRTAFFGKYLNEYNGSYVPPGWREWVALVKNSRFYNYTLCRNGVREKHGSNYPKDYLTDIITNDSINYFRMSKRMYPHRPVMMVLSHVAPHGPEDSAPQYSSAFPNASQHITPSYNYAPNLDKHWILRYTGPMKPVHMQFTNMLQRRRMQTLLSVDDSVEKVYDMLVETGELDNTYIIYTSDHGYHIGQFGLVKGKSMPYEFDIRVPFYMRGPNVEQGATNPHIVLNIDLAPTLLDMAGVDIPAEMDGKSILKLLSTDRPVNRFQLSRKSKTWRDSFLVERGKPAHKRSDGKEMAQEENFLPKYQRVKDLCQKAEYQTSCQQPGQKWQCVEDSTGKLRLFKCKGMASLFAPRMQALMASSASTMSLASNSDSCNCGDLGFKTSTLKKKRLLNKKNSSVSSYAEMKSSTTVSRRRWARSVSFELDGDLYAVDLEKGYQPLGSRNSSWSRDWSNRGGNEQEDEEFSGMGVTAKSTTSTKLTPPAALKVTYRCSILMNDTVKCDGGLYKSLQAWKDHKLHIEHEIETLQTKIKNLREVKGHLKKIRPEECQCNSPSYLLKSKEASLLNAGQMRSLRISSKQKTQWLQKEQKRRKKLRKFLKRLQNNDTCSMPGLTCFTHDNHHWHTAPFWTMGPFCACTSANNNTYWCLRTINDTHNFLFCEFATGFLEYFDLNTDPYQLINAVSTLNRNALNSMHQQLMGLRGCKGHKQCSPEKGGRERSHISEYRGQIWEGWVG from the exons ATGGCGGGGTGGGGGCTCCTTACCCCtttccatcttcttcttctctttcttgtcCTGGGGGGAATCCTTCCTGATGCCTTAGGCGCCGGCTACCTGTCTGGATATCGCCTCAGGTCTCGCTTGCAGAAGGACCGCAGCATCCGCAACATCCGGCCCAACATCATTCTCATTCTTACGGATGATCAGGATATAGAACTGG GCTCAATGCAGGCCATGAACAAAACTCGGCACATCATGGAAAAGGGCGGCACACATTtttcaaatgccttctccaccACGCCCATGTGCTGCCCGTCCCGCTCCTCCATCCTGACCGGGAAGTACGTACACAATCACCACACGTACACCAACAACGAGAACTGCTCCTCCCCCTCGTGGCAGGCGCACCACGAGCCGCATACCTTCGCTGTGCACCTCAACCATTCCGGCTACAGAACAG CCTTCTTTGGAAAATATCTGAACGAGTACAATGGCTCCTATGTGCCCCCTGGATGGAGGGAATGGGTAGCACTGGTGAAGAACTCACGCTTCTACAACTACACCCTCTGCAGAAATGGAGTACGAGAGAAACACGGCAGCAACTACCCAAAG GACTACCTGACAGACATCATTACCAACGACAGCATCAACTACTTCCGTATGTCTAAGCGGATGTATCCACATCGGCCCGTCATGATGGTCCTGAGCCATGTTGCCCCGCACGGCCCAGAAGATTCTGCCCCGCAGTACAGCTCTGCCTTCCCCAACGCATCGCAGCACAT AACACCGAGTTACAACTACGCCCCCAACCTGGACAAACACTGGATCCTCCGCTACACCGGACCTATGAAGCCTGTCCACATGCAATTTACTAACATGCTTCAGCGCAGGAGGATGCAGACGCTCCTGTCTGTGGATGACAGTGTGGAGAAG GTGTACGACATGCTGGTGGAGACAGGTGAACTGGACAACACATACATCATCTACACCTCAGATCACGGTTATCACATCGGCCAGTTCGGTCTGGTGAAGGGAAAATCGATGCCTTATGAGTTTGACATCCGGGTGCCCTTCTATATGCGAGGACCTAATGTGGAGCAAGGCGCAAC TAATCCTCACATAGTGTTAAACATTGACCTGGCACCGACTCTGCTGGACATGGCTGGTGTTGATATCCCTGCAGAAATGGATGGCAAGTCCATTCTCAAGCTGCTGTCCACAGACCGTCCAGTAAACAG GTTCCAGCTGAGCAGAAAGAGTAAAACATGGAGAGACTCGTTCCTGGTGGAGAGGGG GAAGCCTGCTCACAAGAGATCAGATGGGAAGGAAATGGCCCAGGAGGAGAACTTCCTGCCAAAATACCAGAGGGTGAAGGACTTATGCCAgaaagcagagtaccagaccTCCTGTCAGCAGCCAGGACAG AAGTGGCAGTGTGTGGAGGATTCAACAGGCAAGCTGAGGCTGTTTAAGTGTAAGGGCATGGCCAGTCTCTTTGCTCCACGTATGCAGGCGCTGATGGCCAGCAGTGCCTCCACAATGTCTCTCGCATCCAATTCTGACAGCTGCAATTGCGGCGATTTGGGCTTTAAAACATCCACCCTGAAGAAGAAGAGGCTGCTAAACAAAAAGA ATTCGTCTGTCTCATCTTATGCAGAGATGAAGTCCAGCACGACTGTGTCCAGGAGGCGCTGGGCCCGCTCGGTGTCCTTTGAGCTGGATGGAGACCTGTATGCTGTAGACCTGGAGAAGGGCTATCAACCCCTAGGATCCAGGaacagcagctggagcagagaCTGGTCAAACAGAGGAGGGAATGAGCAAGAAGATGAAGAATTCAGTGGCATGGGAGTTACAGCTAAATCCACCACCAGCACCAAACTCACACCACCTGCTGCTCTTAAAGTCACGtacag ATGTTCCATCCTAATGAATGACACGGTTAAGTGTGACGGGGGTCTTTATAAATCCCTTCAGGCGTGGAAAGACCACAAACTGCACATTGAGCATGAG ATTGAAACTTTGCAGACCAAAATCAAGAATTTGcgtgaggtcaaaggtcacctGAAAAAGATTCGGCCAGAGGAATGTCAGTGTAATTCTCCCAG TTATCTGCTCAAGAGTAAAGAGGCTTCCCTACTCAATGCAGGACAGATGCGCTCACTCAG AATATCATCCAAGCAGAAGACGCAGTGGCTTCAGAAGGAACAGAAACGCAGAAAAAAACTGCGTAAATTCCTCAAGAGGCTTCAGAACAATGACACCTGCAGCATGCCTGGCCTCACCTGCTTCACCCATGACAACCATCACTGGCACACTGCCCCCTTCTGGACAA TGGGTCCATTCTGTGCATGCACCAGCGCCAACAACAACACATACTGGTGCCTCAGGACCATCAATGACACACACAACTTCCTGTTCTGTGAATTTGCCACCGGCTTCCTGGAATACTTTGACCTCAACACCGACCCGTACCAG ctgatAAATGCTGTCAGCACTCTCAACCGCAACGCTCTGAACTCAATGCATCAGCAGCTCATGGGCTTACGGGGCTGTAAGGGCCATAAGCAGTGCAGCCCAGAGAAGG GAGGAAGGGAACGAAGCCACATCAGTGAATACAG GGGGCAGATTTGGGAAGGCTGGGTTGGCTAA
- the sulf2a gene encoding extracellular sulfatase Sulf-2a isoform X2 yields MAGWGLLTPFHLLLLFLVLGGILPDALGAGYLSGYRLRSRLQKDRSIRNIRPNIILILTDDQDIELGSMQAMNKTRHIMEKGGTHFSNAFSTTPMCCPSRSSILTGKYVHNHHTYTNNENCSSPSWQAHHEPHTFAVHLNHSGYRTAFFGKYLNEYNGSYVPPGWREWVALVKNSRFYNYTLCRNGVREKHGSNYPKDYLTDIITNDSINYFRMSKRMYPHRPVMMVLSHVAPHGPEDSAPQYSSAFPNASQHITPSYNYAPNLDKHWILRYTGPMKPVHMQFTNMLQRRRMQTLLSVDDSVEKVYDMLVETGELDNTYIIYTSDHGYHIGQFGLVKGKSMPYEFDIRVPFYMRGPNVEQGATNPHIVLNIDLAPTLLDMAGVDIPAEMDGKSILKLLSTDRPVNRFQLSRKSKTWRDSFLVERGKPAHKRSDGKEMAQEENFLPKYQRVKDLCQKAEYQTSCQQPGQKWQCVEDSTGKLRLFKCKGMASLFAPRMQALMASSASTMSLASNSDSCNCGDLGFKTSTLKKKRLLNKKKMKSSTTVSRRRWARSVSFELDGDLYAVDLEKGYQPLGSRNSSWSRDWSNRGGNEQEDEEFSGMGVTAKSTTSTKLTPPAALKVTYRCSILMNDTVKCDGGLYKSLQAWKDHKLHIEHEIETLQTKIKNLREVKGHLKKIRPEECQCNSPSYLLKSKEASLLNAGQMRSLRISSKQKTQWLQKEQKRRKKLRKFLKRLQNNDTCSMPGLTCFTHDNHHWHTAPFWTMGPFCACTSANNNTYWCLRTINDTHNFLFCEFATGFLEYFDLNTDPYQLINAVSTLNRNALNSMHQQLMGLRGCKGHKQCSPEKGGRERSHISEYRPVHRRKRPKVKKPSSKSLGQIWEGWVG; encoded by the exons ATGGCGGGGTGGGGGCTCCTTACCCCtttccatcttcttcttctctttcttgtcCTGGGGGGAATCCTTCCTGATGCCTTAGGCGCCGGCTACCTGTCTGGATATCGCCTCAGGTCTCGCTTGCAGAAGGACCGCAGCATCCGCAACATCCGGCCCAACATCATTCTCATTCTTACGGATGATCAGGATATAGAACTGG GCTCAATGCAGGCCATGAACAAAACTCGGCACATCATGGAAAAGGGCGGCACACATTtttcaaatgccttctccaccACGCCCATGTGCTGCCCGTCCCGCTCCTCCATCCTGACCGGGAAGTACGTACACAATCACCACACGTACACCAACAACGAGAACTGCTCCTCCCCCTCGTGGCAGGCGCACCACGAGCCGCATACCTTCGCTGTGCACCTCAACCATTCCGGCTACAGAACAG CCTTCTTTGGAAAATATCTGAACGAGTACAATGGCTCCTATGTGCCCCCTGGATGGAGGGAATGGGTAGCACTGGTGAAGAACTCACGCTTCTACAACTACACCCTCTGCAGAAATGGAGTACGAGAGAAACACGGCAGCAACTACCCAAAG GACTACCTGACAGACATCATTACCAACGACAGCATCAACTACTTCCGTATGTCTAAGCGGATGTATCCACATCGGCCCGTCATGATGGTCCTGAGCCATGTTGCCCCGCACGGCCCAGAAGATTCTGCCCCGCAGTACAGCTCTGCCTTCCCCAACGCATCGCAGCACAT AACACCGAGTTACAACTACGCCCCCAACCTGGACAAACACTGGATCCTCCGCTACACCGGACCTATGAAGCCTGTCCACATGCAATTTACTAACATGCTTCAGCGCAGGAGGATGCAGACGCTCCTGTCTGTGGATGACAGTGTGGAGAAG GTGTACGACATGCTGGTGGAGACAGGTGAACTGGACAACACATACATCATCTACACCTCAGATCACGGTTATCACATCGGCCAGTTCGGTCTGGTGAAGGGAAAATCGATGCCTTATGAGTTTGACATCCGGGTGCCCTTCTATATGCGAGGACCTAATGTGGAGCAAGGCGCAAC TAATCCTCACATAGTGTTAAACATTGACCTGGCACCGACTCTGCTGGACATGGCTGGTGTTGATATCCCTGCAGAAATGGATGGCAAGTCCATTCTCAAGCTGCTGTCCACAGACCGTCCAGTAAACAG GTTCCAGCTGAGCAGAAAGAGTAAAACATGGAGAGACTCGTTCCTGGTGGAGAGGGG GAAGCCTGCTCACAAGAGATCAGATGGGAAGGAAATGGCCCAGGAGGAGAACTTCCTGCCAAAATACCAGAGGGTGAAGGACTTATGCCAgaaagcagagtaccagaccTCCTGTCAGCAGCCAGGACAG AAGTGGCAGTGTGTGGAGGATTCAACAGGCAAGCTGAGGCTGTTTAAGTGTAAGGGCATGGCCAGTCTCTTTGCTCCACGTATGCAGGCGCTGATGGCCAGCAGTGCCTCCACAATGTCTCTCGCATCCAATTCTGACAGCTGCAATTGCGGCGATTTGGGCTTTAAAACATCCACCCTGAAGAAGAAGAGGCTGCTAAACAAAAAGA AGATGAAGTCCAGCACGACTGTGTCCAGGAGGCGCTGGGCCCGCTCGGTGTCCTTTGAGCTGGATGGAGACCTGTATGCTGTAGACCTGGAGAAGGGCTATCAACCCCTAGGATCCAGGaacagcagctggagcagagaCTGGTCAAACAGAGGAGGGAATGAGCAAGAAGATGAAGAATTCAGTGGCATGGGAGTTACAGCTAAATCCACCACCAGCACCAAACTCACACCACCTGCTGCTCTTAAAGTCACGtacag ATGTTCCATCCTAATGAATGACACGGTTAAGTGTGACGGGGGTCTTTATAAATCCCTTCAGGCGTGGAAAGACCACAAACTGCACATTGAGCATGAG ATTGAAACTTTGCAGACCAAAATCAAGAATTTGcgtgaggtcaaaggtcacctGAAAAAGATTCGGCCAGAGGAATGTCAGTGTAATTCTCCCAG TTATCTGCTCAAGAGTAAAGAGGCTTCCCTACTCAATGCAGGACAGATGCGCTCACTCAG AATATCATCCAAGCAGAAGACGCAGTGGCTTCAGAAGGAACAGAAACGCAGAAAAAAACTGCGTAAATTCCTCAAGAGGCTTCAGAACAATGACACCTGCAGCATGCCTGGCCTCACCTGCTTCACCCATGACAACCATCACTGGCACACTGCCCCCTTCTGGACAA TGGGTCCATTCTGTGCATGCACCAGCGCCAACAACAACACATACTGGTGCCTCAGGACCATCAATGACACACACAACTTCCTGTTCTGTGAATTTGCCACCGGCTTCCTGGAATACTTTGACCTCAACACCGACCCGTACCAG ctgatAAATGCTGTCAGCACTCTCAACCGCAACGCTCTGAACTCAATGCATCAGCAGCTCATGGGCTTACGGGGCTGTAAGGGCCATAAGCAGTGCAGCCCAGAGAAGG GAGGAAGGGAACGAAGCCACATCAGTGAATACAG GCCAGTTCATCGCCGAAAGAGGCCAAAAGTGAAGAAGCCCTCCTCCAAGTCGCT GGGGCAGATTTGGGAAGGCTGGGTTGGCTAA
- the sulf2a gene encoding extracellular sulfatase Sulf-2a isoform X1, whose amino-acid sequence MAGWGLLTPFHLLLLFLVLGGILPDALGAGYLSGYRLRSRLQKDRSIRNIRPNIILILTDDQDIELGSMQAMNKTRHIMEKGGTHFSNAFSTTPMCCPSRSSILTGKYVHNHHTYTNNENCSSPSWQAHHEPHTFAVHLNHSGYRTAFFGKYLNEYNGSYVPPGWREWVALVKNSRFYNYTLCRNGVREKHGSNYPKDYLTDIITNDSINYFRMSKRMYPHRPVMMVLSHVAPHGPEDSAPQYSSAFPNASQHITPSYNYAPNLDKHWILRYTGPMKPVHMQFTNMLQRRRMQTLLSVDDSVEKVYDMLVETGELDNTYIIYTSDHGYHIGQFGLVKGKSMPYEFDIRVPFYMRGPNVEQGATNPHIVLNIDLAPTLLDMAGVDIPAEMDGKSILKLLSTDRPVNRFQLSRKSKTWRDSFLVERGKPAHKRSDGKEMAQEENFLPKYQRVKDLCQKAEYQTSCQQPGQKWQCVEDSTGKLRLFKCKGMASLFAPRMQALMASSASTMSLASNSDSCNCGDLGFKTSTLKKKRLLNKKNSSVSSYAEMKSSTTVSRRRWARSVSFELDGDLYAVDLEKGYQPLGSRNSSWSRDWSNRGGNEQEDEEFSGMGVTAKSTTSTKLTPPAALKVTYRCSILMNDTVKCDGGLYKSLQAWKDHKLHIEHEIETLQTKIKNLREVKGHLKKIRPEECQCNSPSYLLKSKEASLLNAGQMRSLRISSKQKTQWLQKEQKRRKKLRKFLKRLQNNDTCSMPGLTCFTHDNHHWHTAPFWTMGPFCACTSANNNTYWCLRTINDTHNFLFCEFATGFLEYFDLNTDPYQLINAVSTLNRNALNSMHQQLMGLRGCKGHKQCSPEKGGRERSHISEYRPVHRRKRPKVKKPSSKSLGQIWEGWVG is encoded by the exons ATGGCGGGGTGGGGGCTCCTTACCCCtttccatcttcttcttctctttcttgtcCTGGGGGGAATCCTTCCTGATGCCTTAGGCGCCGGCTACCTGTCTGGATATCGCCTCAGGTCTCGCTTGCAGAAGGACCGCAGCATCCGCAACATCCGGCCCAACATCATTCTCATTCTTACGGATGATCAGGATATAGAACTGG GCTCAATGCAGGCCATGAACAAAACTCGGCACATCATGGAAAAGGGCGGCACACATTtttcaaatgccttctccaccACGCCCATGTGCTGCCCGTCCCGCTCCTCCATCCTGACCGGGAAGTACGTACACAATCACCACACGTACACCAACAACGAGAACTGCTCCTCCCCCTCGTGGCAGGCGCACCACGAGCCGCATACCTTCGCTGTGCACCTCAACCATTCCGGCTACAGAACAG CCTTCTTTGGAAAATATCTGAACGAGTACAATGGCTCCTATGTGCCCCCTGGATGGAGGGAATGGGTAGCACTGGTGAAGAACTCACGCTTCTACAACTACACCCTCTGCAGAAATGGAGTACGAGAGAAACACGGCAGCAACTACCCAAAG GACTACCTGACAGACATCATTACCAACGACAGCATCAACTACTTCCGTATGTCTAAGCGGATGTATCCACATCGGCCCGTCATGATGGTCCTGAGCCATGTTGCCCCGCACGGCCCAGAAGATTCTGCCCCGCAGTACAGCTCTGCCTTCCCCAACGCATCGCAGCACAT AACACCGAGTTACAACTACGCCCCCAACCTGGACAAACACTGGATCCTCCGCTACACCGGACCTATGAAGCCTGTCCACATGCAATTTACTAACATGCTTCAGCGCAGGAGGATGCAGACGCTCCTGTCTGTGGATGACAGTGTGGAGAAG GTGTACGACATGCTGGTGGAGACAGGTGAACTGGACAACACATACATCATCTACACCTCAGATCACGGTTATCACATCGGCCAGTTCGGTCTGGTGAAGGGAAAATCGATGCCTTATGAGTTTGACATCCGGGTGCCCTTCTATATGCGAGGACCTAATGTGGAGCAAGGCGCAAC TAATCCTCACATAGTGTTAAACATTGACCTGGCACCGACTCTGCTGGACATGGCTGGTGTTGATATCCCTGCAGAAATGGATGGCAAGTCCATTCTCAAGCTGCTGTCCACAGACCGTCCAGTAAACAG GTTCCAGCTGAGCAGAAAGAGTAAAACATGGAGAGACTCGTTCCTGGTGGAGAGGGG GAAGCCTGCTCACAAGAGATCAGATGGGAAGGAAATGGCCCAGGAGGAGAACTTCCTGCCAAAATACCAGAGGGTGAAGGACTTATGCCAgaaagcagagtaccagaccTCCTGTCAGCAGCCAGGACAG AAGTGGCAGTGTGTGGAGGATTCAACAGGCAAGCTGAGGCTGTTTAAGTGTAAGGGCATGGCCAGTCTCTTTGCTCCACGTATGCAGGCGCTGATGGCCAGCAGTGCCTCCACAATGTCTCTCGCATCCAATTCTGACAGCTGCAATTGCGGCGATTTGGGCTTTAAAACATCCACCCTGAAGAAGAAGAGGCTGCTAAACAAAAAGA ATTCGTCTGTCTCATCTTATGCAGAGATGAAGTCCAGCACGACTGTGTCCAGGAGGCGCTGGGCCCGCTCGGTGTCCTTTGAGCTGGATGGAGACCTGTATGCTGTAGACCTGGAGAAGGGCTATCAACCCCTAGGATCCAGGaacagcagctggagcagagaCTGGTCAAACAGAGGAGGGAATGAGCAAGAAGATGAAGAATTCAGTGGCATGGGAGTTACAGCTAAATCCACCACCAGCACCAAACTCACACCACCTGCTGCTCTTAAAGTCACGtacag ATGTTCCATCCTAATGAATGACACGGTTAAGTGTGACGGGGGTCTTTATAAATCCCTTCAGGCGTGGAAAGACCACAAACTGCACATTGAGCATGAG ATTGAAACTTTGCAGACCAAAATCAAGAATTTGcgtgaggtcaaaggtcacctGAAAAAGATTCGGCCAGAGGAATGTCAGTGTAATTCTCCCAG TTATCTGCTCAAGAGTAAAGAGGCTTCCCTACTCAATGCAGGACAGATGCGCTCACTCAG AATATCATCCAAGCAGAAGACGCAGTGGCTTCAGAAGGAACAGAAACGCAGAAAAAAACTGCGTAAATTCCTCAAGAGGCTTCAGAACAATGACACCTGCAGCATGCCTGGCCTCACCTGCTTCACCCATGACAACCATCACTGGCACACTGCCCCCTTCTGGACAA TGGGTCCATTCTGTGCATGCACCAGCGCCAACAACAACACATACTGGTGCCTCAGGACCATCAATGACACACACAACTTCCTGTTCTGTGAATTTGCCACCGGCTTCCTGGAATACTTTGACCTCAACACCGACCCGTACCAG ctgatAAATGCTGTCAGCACTCTCAACCGCAACGCTCTGAACTCAATGCATCAGCAGCTCATGGGCTTACGGGGCTGTAAGGGCCATAAGCAGTGCAGCCCAGAGAAGG GAGGAAGGGAACGAAGCCACATCAGTGAATACAG GCCAGTTCATCGCCGAAAGAGGCCAAAAGTGAAGAAGCCCTCCTCCAAGTCGCT GGGGCAGATTTGGGAAGGCTGGGTTGGCTAA